From a region of the Paucidesulfovibrio gracilis DSM 16080 genome:
- a CDS encoding DUF1538 domain-containing protein translates to MDIIFSPLGLLLATARDVIPVLALLVFFQMVVLRRPIPRPGRILFGFGLVIVGMTCFLAGLDLALFPVGRSMALQLSEAAQSGNVTVADWTAYGWVYLFAFLVGFSTTVAEPSLIAVAHKATEASGGAISSWGLRLAVALGVAIGIALGTFRIITGTPLYLYILVGYVIVALQTITAPRMIIPLAYDSGGVTTSTVTVPLVAALGLGLASNVPGRSPVLDGFGLIAFASLFPIIAVLAYAQIVQFVTNKRRKRALRQQPGTPEVAS, encoded by the coding sequence ATGGATATCATCTTTTCCCCTCTGGGGCTGCTTTTGGCCACGGCGCGAGACGTAATCCCCGTGCTCGCTCTGCTGGTCTTTTTCCAGATGGTGGTGCTGCGCCGCCCCATCCCGCGGCCGGGACGCATCCTCTTCGGATTCGGACTGGTCATCGTGGGCATGACCTGCTTCCTGGCCGGGCTGGACCTCGCCTTGTTCCCGGTTGGCCGGAGCATGGCCCTGCAACTTTCCGAGGCCGCCCAATCCGGCAATGTCACCGTGGCCGACTGGACCGCCTACGGCTGGGTCTATCTTTTCGCCTTTCTCGTGGGCTTTTCCACCACCGTGGCCGAGCCGTCGCTCATCGCCGTGGCCCACAAAGCCACCGAAGCCTCGGGCGGAGCCATCTCCTCCTGGGGACTGCGGCTGGCCGTGGCCCTGGGCGTGGCCATCGGCATCGCCTTGGGCACCTTCCGCATCATCACCGGAACGCCGCTCTATCTCTACATCCTGGTCGGCTACGTCATCGTGGCCCTGCAAACCATCACGGCCCCGCGCATGATCATCCCCCTGGCCTACGACTCCGGCGGCGTGACCACATCCACGGTCACTGTTCCGCTGGTGGCGGCGCTGGGGCTGGGACTGGCCTCCAACGTACCCGGACGCAGTCCCGTGCTCGACGGATTCGGGCTGATCGCCTTTGCCAGTCTCTTTCCCATCATCGCGGTGCTTGCCTATGCCCAGATCGTCCAGTTCGTGACCAATAAACGCCGCAAACGCGCCCTGCGCCAGCAGCCCGGCACGCCCGAGGTCGCCTCATGA
- a CDS encoding P-II family nitrogen regulator, which produces MQLKCILAMVKPNLTDKVVDAAKAVGATGATIMSASGTGIREAKSFFGLCLDVRTDIILFLVNEETVSPVIKAVEQAGKFHEPGTGIAFVLPVDQAVGLQSQFRNEEK; this is translated from the coding sequence ATGCAACTCAAATGCATCCTGGCCATGGTCAAGCCCAATCTGACCGATAAAGTGGTGGACGCGGCCAAGGCCGTGGGAGCCACCGGCGCCACCATCATGTCCGCATCCGGCACAGGCATCCGCGAGGCCAAGTCCTTCTTCGGCCTCTGCCTGGACGTGCGCACCGACATCATCCTCTTTCTCGTCAACGAAGAAACGGTTTCCCCGGTCATCAAGGCCGTGGAACAGGCCGGAAAATTCCATGAACCCGGCACGGGAATCGCCTTTGTGCTCCCCGTGGACCAAGCCGTGGGACTGCAAAGCCAATTCCGCAACGAAGAAAAATGA
- a CDS encoding PAS domain-containing hybrid sensor histidine kinase/response regulator produces the protein MTISKKNAPPWNDLRRRAEALLQDGACSGEAAGESSREQREACELLHELSVYQVELDLQNEELREAQLRLHASRDRYQQIFDFAPIGYVVLNERGVILEANHAAAELLGVARKHLKDRPMITALPAEEHTNFFRHLARIFEGQAAQREVRLVPRHGREHIVRLTARSVWDAELESHRCLCAMEDVTELRRGESCLRDALGRAEDANKAKSAFLANMSHEIRTPLNGVLGILQLLSRAELAPREAGLVHTAEEAGMGLLELLNDVLEFSRIEAGNIRLEAQPFALENVLGVLERVFRPQVESKGIEFEVLRDAALPRTLVGEPGLLRQILFNLVGNAVKFTSRGRIELWAGPLPGKDGKGRKRILLTVSDTGIGIRDEELVFVCEEFRQVEQTYSRQYGGVGLGLSIVRRLVAHLDGTMAFDSDSERGTTVYVMLPFAESAARRPAAKPPVRAEAPDGASAEPQGPEKSDQQAAGSSAHLLVVEDDNMALQLLRQFLGGAGFTFSLAMDGQEALDALEREHFDCVLMDIRMPVMDGVEATRRIRESGKPYADVPILAMTAFASSEEREHILAAGMDGYLAKPLDLSAFLAMIKQLTRKA, from the coding sequence ATGACCATATCCAAGAAAAACGCCCCCCCATGGAATGACTTGCGCCGCCGGGCCGAGGCGTTGTTGCAGGACGGAGCCTGTAGCGGCGAGGCCGCCGGAGAATCCAGCCGGGAACAGCGGGAAGCCTGTGAACTGCTGCACGAATTGTCCGTGTACCAGGTGGAGTTGGATCTGCAGAACGAGGAGTTGCGCGAGGCCCAATTGCGGCTCCATGCCTCACGCGACCGATACCAGCAGATTTTCGACTTCGCGCCCATCGGCTATGTGGTGCTCAATGAGCGGGGCGTTATCCTGGAGGCCAACCACGCGGCCGCGGAGCTGCTCGGCGTGGCCCGCAAGCACCTCAAGGACAGGCCCATGATCACGGCCCTGCCTGCGGAGGAACACACAAATTTTTTTCGGCACCTGGCCAGGATTTTTGAAGGCCAGGCCGCGCAGCGGGAAGTGCGCCTTGTGCCGCGGCACGGCCGGGAGCACATCGTACGGCTCACGGCCCGGAGCGTGTGGGATGCGGAACTGGAATCGCACCGCTGCCTGTGCGCCATGGAGGACGTTACGGAGTTGCGGCGCGGGGAGAGCTGTCTGCGTGACGCCCTGGGGCGTGCCGAGGATGCGAACAAGGCCAAAAGCGCGTTTCTGGCCAACATGAGCCATGAAATCCGAACGCCGCTGAACGGTGTGCTGGGTATTTTGCAATTGCTTTCCCGCGCGGAACTGGCTCCTCGGGAGGCCGGGCTGGTGCACACGGCCGAGGAAGCCGGCATGGGCCTGCTCGAATTGCTCAACGACGTGCTGGAATTTTCCCGTATTGAGGCGGGCAATATCCGCCTGGAGGCGCAGCCCTTTGCCCTTGAAAATGTGCTGGGCGTGCTGGAACGCGTGTTTCGGCCCCAGGTGGAGAGCAAGGGCATTGAATTCGAGGTGCTACGGGATGCGGCCCTGCCGCGGACCCTGGTGGGAGAGCCGGGACTGCTGCGCCAGATTTTGTTCAACCTCGTGGGCAATGCCGTCAAATTCACCTCTCGGGGACGAATCGAACTGTGGGCCGGACCGCTGCCGGGAAAGGACGGTAAGGGGCGCAAACGTATTTTATTGACGGTTTCGGATACGGGCATCGGCATTCGGGACGAGGAGTTGGTTTTTGTCTGCGAGGAGTTCCGACAGGTGGAGCAGACCTACAGCCGACAATACGGCGGCGTGGGCCTTGGGCTTTCCATTGTCCGCAGGCTGGTAGCGCACCTGGACGGGACCATGGCCTTTGACAGCGATTCAGAGCGCGGCACCACCGTGTACGTTATGCTGCCCTTTGCTGAAAGCGCGGCCCGGCGACCCGCGGCAAAGCCACCCGTGCGCGCGGAAGCGCCCGACGGAGCGTCCGCCGAACCCCAGGGTCCGGAAAAGTCGGATCAACAGGCCGCGGGGTCTTCCGCCCATCTTTTGGTGGTGGAGGACGACAACATGGCCTTGCAGTTGTTGCGCCAGTTTCTGGGCGGGGCCGGGTTCACCTTTTCCCTGGCCATGGACGGGCAGGAAGCCTTGGACGCGCTGGAACGGGAGCATTTTGACTGTGTGTTGATGGATATCCGTATGCCGGTCATGGACGGGGTGGAGGCCACCCGACGCATTCGGGAATCGGGCAAGCCCTACGCGGACGTGCCGATTCTGGCCATGACCGCGTTCGCCTCCAGTGAGGAGCGGGAACACATCCTGGCGGCCGGGATGGATGGATACCTTGCCAAGCCCTTGGATCTGAGCGCTTTTTTGGCTATGATCAAGCAGTTGACACGAAAAGCGTGA
- a CDS encoding DUF1538 domain-containing protein: protein MPFAIPNKFLKAMGRAILDACRDLAPIVTVIAVFQLAILRQPLPDTLKVLAGLVLVILGLAFFVVGLDLGLFPFGETLAEEFARKGSLIWLLVFAFALGFGTTVAEPALIAVTMEGARAVAEAGLIAQDQNTLTSYALNLRLTVALSVGIAIVFGVLRILRGWPLPRLIVGGYILVMIMTVFAPQEIVGLAYDSGGVTTSTVTVPLVTALGVGLARTIRGRDPLTDGFGLIALASLTPMIFVMLFGILMHA from the coding sequence ATGCCCTTCGCCATACCCAATAAATTTCTCAAAGCCATGGGCCGGGCCATCCTGGACGCCTGCCGCGATCTGGCCCCCATCGTCACGGTCATTGCCGTGTTCCAACTCGCGATTTTGCGCCAGCCCCTGCCCGATACGCTCAAGGTTCTGGCCGGGCTGGTGCTGGTCATTCTCGGGCTGGCCTTTTTCGTGGTGGGCCTGGACCTGGGCCTCTTCCCCTTCGGCGAGACACTGGCCGAAGAATTCGCCCGCAAGGGCAGCCTCATCTGGCTGCTGGTCTTTGCCTTTGCCCTGGGCTTTGGCACCACCGTGGCCGAACCCGCGCTCATCGCCGTAACCATGGAAGGCGCCCGCGCCGTGGCCGAGGCAGGACTCATCGCCCAGGATCAAAATACGCTCACCAGCTACGCCCTGAACCTGCGGCTCACCGTGGCCCTCTCCGTGGGCATCGCCATCGTGTTCGGCGTGTTGCGCATTCTGCGCGGCTGGCCCCTGCCCCGGCTCATCGTGGGCGGCTATATCCTGGTCATGATCATGACCGTGTTCGCCCCCCAGGAAATCGTGGGGCTGGCCTACGATTCCGGCGGCGTGACCACCTCCACGGTAACGGTCCCGCTGGTCACCGCCCTGGGCGTGGGCCTGGCACGCACCATCCGGGGCCGCGACCCGCTCACGGACGGATTCGGACTCATCGCGCTGGCCTCGCTCACTCCCATGATCTTCGTCATGCTTTTCGGCATCCTCATGCATGCCTGA
- a CDS encoding chemotaxis protein CheB: MATPETLDQSLMVVGIGASAGGLEALQQFFSNIDPIEGVSFVVVQHLSPDYKSLMPELLARKTRMQVRHVVDGEEVLPGVVYILPPKNNLTMYAGKLFLTPQEPHLNLPIDLFFRSLAEDRGENAVGIILSGTGSDGTRGVRAIKEHGGLVLVQEEESATFDGMPRSAISTGIVDFVLPPDRMAGELRRLGTGLRTQEPRFPKRAAGRQDTLGKILALVKIKSGLDFSYYKENTIIRRIERRMSINQVESPEEYAAYLEKHPGEIGVLYKEFLIGVTKFFREPEAYECIAEKVLPELFNAKDPHEPLRIWVAGCSTGEEAYSLAITVNEYLAANELKTELKIFATDIDRDALAVAAQGAYPLSIAADASLDRLGRYFFKKGEVYQIQPHIRKQVIFAYHNLIKDPPFPRIDLVSCRNLLIYLQPVLQRKVLSHFQYSLAPQGFLFLGSSESVGDHANTFFPFENRWKLFRYHDDGRPRMPLPVSGGSLSVQKEQIDISATEGEAASPPRPDEGGDTLTTRLLERCMPPTLLVGRDRTVQHIFGDVNEFVQMRAGRPQADVTKIVRDDLAIPLSSALQRATKEGGDIHIRGVAYHIGEERRSVDIVVRSLGGGHGGGYLAVTFQTAENDDMHLESYDLKEGVKTRIRDLERELQYTKENLQATIEELETSNEELQATNEELLAANEELQSTNEELQSVNEELITVNAEYQSKIQELTELNDDLDNLMASTEVGTIFLDQALCIRKFTSAATVTFKIIDSDVGRPISDLSHRLQYPELEGDLRDVLGRNRELEREVRDEDGRWYLARLLPYASGLDDGGGVLLTLVDISRIKRAEESTRREHDLLIRILDSSPMATTMVDKDGFISYANRAAEAILGVNRKELAERRFNDGTFHILDCRGNPVKEEDLPFSIIKQTGDRVVNVRHAVLGADGERICLSITGNPVFDRHGRVEGAVFKFEPVPDLAPPQTS; the protein is encoded by the coding sequence GTGGCAACACCGGAAACCCTGGATCAGTCCCTGATGGTGGTGGGGATAGGCGCTTCGGCTGGCGGGCTGGAGGCGTTGCAACAGTTTTTTTCCAACATTGATCCCATTGAAGGAGTTTCCTTCGTTGTGGTGCAGCATCTTTCCCCGGACTACAAAAGTCTGATGCCGGAGCTGCTGGCCCGCAAGACGCGCATGCAGGTGCGTCACGTCGTTGACGGAGAGGAGGTGCTCCCCGGCGTGGTGTACATCCTGCCGCCGAAGAATAATCTGACCATGTATGCGGGCAAATTGTTCCTTACACCGCAGGAACCGCATTTGAATCTGCCCATTGATCTTTTTTTCCGTTCCCTGGCCGAGGATCGCGGCGAAAACGCCGTGGGCATTATTTTGTCCGGCACGGGCAGCGACGGCACGCGTGGTGTCCGGGCCATCAAGGAGCACGGCGGGCTGGTGCTGGTGCAGGAGGAGGAGAGCGCCACCTTCGACGGCATGCCCCGGAGCGCCATTTCCACGGGCATCGTGGATTTTGTTCTGCCCCCGGACCGCATGGCTGGCGAATTGCGACGGCTGGGAACCGGCTTGCGGACGCAGGAGCCGCGTTTTCCCAAGAGGGCGGCTGGTCGGCAGGACACCCTGGGTAAGATTCTGGCGTTGGTCAAAATCAAGAGCGGGCTGGATTTTTCCTATTATAAGGAAAACACGATCATTCGCCGCATCGAACGCCGCATGAGCATCAACCAGGTGGAAAGCCCGGAAGAGTATGCCGCGTATCTTGAAAAACATCCCGGCGAGATCGGAGTGCTGTATAAGGAGTTCCTCATCGGGGTGACCAAGTTCTTCCGTGAGCCGGAAGCGTATGAATGCATCGCCGAAAAGGTGCTGCCCGAGCTGTTCAATGCCAAGGATCCGCACGAACCGCTGCGGATTTGGGTGGCGGGCTGTTCCACCGGGGAGGAGGCCTATTCCCTGGCCATCACCGTGAACGAGTACCTGGCCGCCAATGAATTGAAGACCGAGTTGAAGATTTTTGCCACGGATATTGATCGCGACGCCCTGGCCGTGGCCGCGCAGGGAGCCTACCCCTTGAGCATCGCGGCGGACGCTTCCTTGGACCGTTTGGGACGGTATTTCTTTAAAAAGGGGGAAGTGTATCAGATTCAGCCGCACATCCGGAAACAGGTTATTTTCGCCTACCACAATCTGATCAAGGATCCGCCCTTTCCGCGGATCGACCTTGTGAGCTGCCGCAACCTGCTGATTTATCTCCAGCCGGTGCTGCAACGAAAAGTATTGTCCCATTTTCAATATTCCCTGGCCCCACAGGGGTTCCTGTTCCTTGGCTCCAGCGAATCCGTAGGGGACCACGCCAATACGTTTTTTCCGTTCGAAAACCGATGGAAGCTGTTTCGGTATCATGACGATGGTCGGCCGCGCATGCCCTTGCCGGTGAGCGGCGGATCCCTGTCGGTTCAGAAAGAGCAGATCGACATTTCAGCCACTGAGGGGGAAGCGGCTTCCCCCCCTCGGCCCGACGAGGGAGGGGACACGCTCACCACGCGGCTGCTGGAGCGGTGCATGCCGCCCACCCTGCTGGTGGGCCGCGATCGGACCGTGCAGCATATTTTTGGGGACGTGAACGAATTCGTGCAGATGCGTGCCGGACGCCCCCAGGCCGACGTGACCAAGATCGTGCGCGATGATCTGGCCATCCCCCTGAGTTCGGCGCTGCAAAGGGCGACCAAGGAGGGCGGCGACATCCACATTCGGGGTGTGGCTTACCACATCGGAGAGGAACGGCGGAGCGTGGATATCGTGGTCCGGTCCCTGGGCGGCGGGCATGGAGGCGGATACCTGGCGGTGACCTTCCAGACCGCCGAGAACGACGACATGCACCTGGAATCCTACGATCTCAAGGAAGGCGTGAAAACCCGCATCCGGGATCTGGAGCGGGAACTGCAATACACCAAGGAAAACCTTCAGGCCACCATCGAGGAGCTGGAAACCTCCAATGAGGAACTCCAGGCCACCAACGAGGAATTGCTGGCGGCCAACGAGGAGCTGCAAAGCACCAACGAGGAACTCCAGTCCGTGAACGAGGAATTGATCACGGTCAATGCGGAATACCAGAGCAAAATACAGGAATTGACCGAGTTGAACGACGATCTGGACAACCTCATGGCCAGCACGGAGGTGGGCACCATCTTTTTGGATCAGGCTCTGTGCATTCGCAAGTTCACCAGCGCGGCCACGGTCACCTTCAAGATCATTGATTCGGACGTGGGGCGGCCCATCAGCGATCTGAGCCACCGCCTGCAGTACCCGGAGCTGGAGGGCGACCTGCGCGACGTGCTGGGCCGGAACCGGGAACTGGAACGCGAAGTGCGGGACGAGGACGGCCGGTGGTATCTGGCCCGTCTGCTGCCCTATGCCTCGGGCTTGGATGACGGGGGCGGCGTGCTGCTGACCCTGGTGGACATCTCCCGCATCAAGCGGGCCGAAGAATCCACGCGTCGGGAGCATGATCTGCTTATCCGCATTCTGGATAGTTCGCCCATGGCCACCACCATGGTGGATAAGGATGGATTCATCTCCTATGCCAACCGTGCTGCCGAGGCCATTTTGGGCGTGAACCGGAAGGAACTGGCCGAACGCCGGTTCAACGACGGAACCTTTCACATTTTGGACTGCCGGGGCAATCCCGTGAAAGAGGAGGATCTGCCCTTCTCCATCATCAAGCAGACCGGAGACCGGGTCGTGAACGTCCGTCATGCCGTGCTCGGAGCGGACGGCGAGCGGATCTGCCTGTCCATTACCGGGAATCCGGTGTTTGATCGGCATGGCCGCGTAGAGGGCGCGGTATTCAAGTTCGAGCCGGTTCCGGACCTTGCGCCGCCGCAAACCAGTTGA